The Tenuifilum thalassicum genome includes the window CCGATAAAGTATTAACAAAAGTTATTCAGGAGTATACCCGGGAAAGCGGCGTGCGTAACCTTAACCAAAAAATAGCAAAGCTTGTTAGGTACGCTGCACGTAAGATTGCCTCGGACGAAAAGTATAATCCCAAGCTTACCGCGAAAGACATTGAAAAGATACTTGGTGTTCCGCGTTATACCAAGGAACTGTATCAGGGTAATGATTTAGCAGGTGTGGTTACTGGTTTGGCTTGGACTGAGGTTGGTGGAGAAATCCTGTTTGTGGAAACAAGTTTAAGTAAAGGAAAGGGTAATTTAACCCTTACTGGAAACCTGGGTGATGTGATGAAGGAGTCTGCAGTGCTCGCTCTTGAGTATATTAAATCGCATGCAGACTATTTAAACATTAAACCCGAAGTTTTTGAAAAGTGGAATGTTCACATTCATGTACCCGAAGGAGCAATTCCTAAGGATGGGCCATCAGCTGGTATAACCATGGTTACTTCACTCGCTTCAGCCTTTACTCAACGAAAGGTTAGGGCTAATATAGCCATGACTGGTGAAATAACCCTTCGGGGTAAGGTGCTGCCAGTTGGCGGTATAAAGGAAAAAATTCTAGCTGCAAAGCGTGCAAATATTACCGATATTATTTTGTCCGCCGAAAACCGCAAGGATGTTTCGGAAATTGATGCTGTATATATTAAAGGCCTTAAATTCCATTATGTGAACACCATTAAGGAGGTGCTGGATTTTGCACTTCTTAATGAGAAGGTTGAAAATCCTATGGCTATCGAGTAATGTATTATACCATTATAACGTTTAGGAAGACCCTTTATAGGGTCTTTTTTTGTTTTTTAAGGTTTTTACTCATCAATTTTACCTATTATTGTATGAAAATTGCTTAATAAGGAGTTATGAGTAGAGTTGCCATATTCCCGGGTTCATTTGACCCAATAACTGTTGGTCATGAATCAATTGTTTACCGCTCGCTTTCGCTATTCGATAAGGTGATAGTGGCTATTGGATATAATTCGAATAAAAAAGCATTTTTTAGCATCGATAAGCGAATTGCAATGATTGAAAAAGTTTTTGCTAATGAACCACGAGTTGAGGTTATTAGCTACGAAGGGTTAACCGTTGATTTATGCAATAGGCTTGGTGTACAATACATTTTACGTGGGTTAAGGACATCTGCCGATTTTGAATTTGAGCGCGCCATTGCTCAGGTTAATAAGCAGATGCATCCCAATATTGAGACGGTGTTTTTACTTACAGCACCCCAGCATACGCCTATAAACTCTACAATTATTCGTGATATTCTTTTGCACAATGGAGACCCTTCGGGGTTTATTCCTAGTTCAATAAACATTAAGGATTATCTATAGGGATATGGTTAAAGTTAAAAATCTTTTTCTTGGACTAGCCTTTTTATTTGGCTTTGGCAAAGCATTTTCGCAGGGAGCTACGGTTTTTGGAACAGCCCCTGAGTACAAGGGGGTAGAGATAATTTTTTATGCCTATTCCGATTATATTACTGAAACTGAATATGAGATTGGCCGTTGTAAAGTTGATAAGGAAGGGCACTTTTCTGCTAAACTAAAAGTACTTGAAACCGATTTTGTTTTTAGCCACCTTGGTGTTTATAGAATTTACTTTTTTGCTGAGCCAGGAAAAAGCTACGAGCTGGTGCTTCCCCCACGCGAGGATAAGACCGAAGAGCAGAGGTTGAATCCCTATTTTAGAGAATCGGACTTGCAGGTTGGTATTAAAAACATTGGAAAAGATGATATAAATTTTTTGATAAATGCTTTTGACTTAAGATTTAATCAGGACTTCGACCAAATTGTTCAGGATGCTTATAGGGGACGACAGCATAATATAGATTCGCTGATTAGCAAGATTGAATCCAAGTTTTCCAATTCTGGAAACCCATTTTTTGAGGCATATAGAGAATATCGATATGGTCTGTTAAAGCAGATAACTTTCATTAAAAAGTCGACTGCAACTTCTAACGAACTTTTTCTAAACCGTCCTATTCTTTACAGGAATCCTGCTTATATGGAGCTTTTTAATCTTGTGTACGACAAGTATTTCCTATTTTTCTCTAGGACTTCAAGAGGGAATGCCATTTTTGATGATATATCTCGATATAAAAGTTTAACCCGATTGAGAAAAACCTTAGCTACCGATGAAGTGCTAAGTAACGATACTTTAATGGAGATGGTCATTCTGAAATCGCTTCACGACGAGTTTTTTAGCGATAACTTTTCACGCTCTGCACTTCTTACTATACTCGATTCGCTATATCGTTCAACAAAAATTCCTGAGCATGTTGTCATTGCAGAAAACATTAGGAATCGAATTACCAAGCTTTTACCAGGATTTGTTCCTGCTCCATTCACTTTAAAAGATGTAAAGGGAAGAGATGTATCACTTGATAAATTCAAAGGTAAATACGTTTACTTAAATTTTTGCACCACAACCAGCTATACTTGTTTGAAAGAATTTGTTCAGCTCGAGAAAATATGCAAGCAATATAAGAAGCATTTGGAGGTAGTAACCATTTCGGCCGATAAGGATATAAACGATTTAAAAGTTTTTCTTGATAATACTAATTACCATTGGACCTTTTTACACTTTGGTAATAAACCTGAAGTTTTAAGAGATTTTGACATCAGGGTTTATCCTACCTACTTTTTAATTGGGCCAGATAGAAAGATGATTATGTCGCCAGCACCATCACCCGAGGAAGGATTTGAACGACGTTTCTTCCAGCTGTTAAGGAGTAGAGGAGAACTTTAATCAAGAGCCTTCAGAACCGACATCAAGCTTGCATAGCTGTCGGAAAGGTAAACCCAAAGGTCGGAGCGTTTAACCCATTTCACCTGCTCAATGCCTTCTTCGGTCTGAGGAGTTAAGGCGTTATTCCAGTTTGAACGCATGGCAAACCAATGTGTAGACTTTATTACCAGCTGCCCATTTAGCATGTAGGTGTGATGAGTAACGGTTAAAGGCTTTTCTATTGTTAAGTTGCTAATTCCAGTTTCTTCAACAACCTCTCTAACTGCAGCAGTTTCAATTGCCTCGTTAGGTTCAACCTTACCTTTAGGTAAGTCCCATCGTCCAAATCGCTTTATAAGGAGCACTTCGTTTCTATGGTTTGTTACAACGCCACCGGCAGCATCAATTTTATCGAAATTTCTTAACAGCTCGTTAAAAGTGTTGTTAACATTGCTAGTTCCTGCAAAAAGGTTAGGAATCTCGGAATGGGTTTGGAAAAAATGGATTAACTTTGGAATGTCTAAAAAGGGCGTGTTGCCCCAAATAAGTCCAGGTTTGTTTGATAAAAATGCATTTTTAATGTTTTGAGTAATAATAAATTTCCGATTATTAAAATAAATTTCAATATCTGATACCATGGATAGCAATATTATAGCGGATAAACTTTTACAAATTAACGCAATAAAGCTTAATCCTGCAAATCCATTTACTTGGGCTTCGGGATGGAAATCACCTATTTATTGCGATAATAGGAAAACACTCTCATACCCTGATGTTCGAAATGTAATATGCGATGGTTTTGTCAGTCTTATTAAGGAAAAGTATCCTCAGGCAGAGGTGATTGCTGGAGTGGCAACTGGTGCCATTGCGCATGGGATGTTAGTTGCCGACAGGCTTGACCTCCCTTTTATTTATGTGCGCTCTGTACCTAAGTCGCATGGTTTAACAAATCAAATTGAGGGTCATTTTACACCTGGCCAAAAAGTTGTGGTTATTGAAGATTTGATTTCTACTGGCATGAGCAGCCTAGCTGCAGTTGAAGCGCTACGAAATGCAGGTTGCGATGTATTAGGACTCCTTGCAATTTTTACTTACCAGTTCGATAAGGCTAAAAACGCTTTTGCAGATGCTAATGTTGATTATGAGACACTTTCAAACTACTCATTGCTAATTGACGCAGCCTTAAGTAAGGGCGTTATCGGTTCCCAGGATATCGAACTCCTTAAATCATGGCGAACCAACCCCGAAGAGTGGGGAAAATAAAAGCTGATGGAATTGAGTAAAGACAGGTATTCAATTGGATAATACGAATTACTAGAACAAAAACAGGCCCACCCAACGGACCTGTTTAGTTTTTAATTTTACTTTCCCTTTATCTTTATCCTTTATCCTTAATCCTTAATAAGCCCTATCCCCACGAATAACCCGCGTAATTATCTCACGTACAATACTTGAGTTGATTTTTTCAACTGCATCTTTGTATGCATTTGCGCCAGCTTGTGGGGCTTTGAAATGAGATGCCTTGATACGTCTATTGGATAAGGTATATACTAAGTTACCTTCTTTATTTTGTACATTAACGTCAAGATTCATTACAACTTGAATGTACTGATTTGCCCTACCAGCGGGTTTAGTATTTGCGGTTACATTTACGATGAAATCGGCATCGTTAGGGTTGTCAGCTATAGGAAAACCAAGTTTAAGAATGTTTGAACGAAGGGCATCGGCCAAGGGGGTTTGGTTAAGTGGTTGGTTAAGGTTTTTCTCATCGGAAGCTATATAGAATGATGGCCTGGTTATGGTGATTCTTGTCTCTGTTGTTGGTGCTTTGATTCTTGAAATTGCCTTTGATATAGCAAAATCACGTGTTGCTTCCTTAACAATCGATTCAACATCTACAATAACTTTAGCTGTTTCTATCTTTTTACGAGAGCGAACTGCTTCGACATCGAACGACGCTTTACCTTCGTTGTTGGTAGTTGAACTTTTACTCAAATATGAGTTGGCCGAGAAAGTGAATTTTAAAGGGATTGAATTTTGAGGAATTCCATTCTTATTTTTTACCGTGTAAGTTAATTCGGAACCTTTTATTGGGTGACCTAATTTAGCTGTTAGCTCATCAGGACCTGATACAATCAGTGAGTTAATAGTGCTAGTGATTTGATTAATGATTTCGTTGCTTAGTAAAATGTCTTTGCCATTGTAATTAGCAGCTATGGATTCATTAAGATATGGCTTGATTGGTTCAAGTGCACGAATAAGCATTAGCAATGCTGTTTTGGAATCATTAGCATTAATTGCAGCGATTGCTTTATCGTAAAAATCGAGTGATTTAGCAGTAGCAGTTGCCTTTTTTTCTGCTACCATCTTGGCGTATTTATCTTTTGATAATCTGAAGTAAATCCAGTAGGTGTTTTGATCTTCCCAAGTGCTAACCACCTCATACCCTTCTAGCTCTTTTTGAGCTTCAGCTCTCACCGATTGCCTGAAGTCTTCGGAAAAATATTCTTGCGTTTCAAATGAGTTTAGAACCGACTTTGCTGAAATAGTTACTGAAATATCGCTTGCCATATCGGCAAGGGCATTCTGCTTTGCAGCTTGTTGATAGTCTGGAGTTGATTTACGTGCCGAACCAATTCCAACATAGTATCCAGGTAGGTTTGGTCGCGATTGAACCCAGCTGGGAGCAGGTGGAATTTCAGCAACTTTTGAGCTGCTACCACAACCAAATAGAATGGATGTAATTGCCGCTAGTACTATTAATCTTTTCATTCTTGTCGGTTTTTGTTATTCTCAAGAAGTTAGTCTAAAATCTGTTGAGTTACATTTTTATTAGCTGCAATCTTTTTAGTGCTACTCTTCTGGGTTATAGCTGCCAATTTTATTTGCAACCCTGTCGCCAATATCGTTTATTGCTTTAGATATGAGCGATGCCATTGATGTTATCTCTCTACGCGAGTTTAATTTTTCTTG containing:
- the coaD gene encoding pantetheine-phosphate adenylyltransferase, with amino-acid sequence MSRVAIFPGSFDPITVGHESIVYRSLSLFDKVIVAIGYNSNKKAFFSIDKRIAMIEKVFANEPRVEVISYEGLTVDLCNRLGVQYILRGLRTSADFEFERAIAQVNKQMHPNIETVFLLTAPQHTPINSTIIRDILLHNGDPSGFIPSSINIKDYL
- a CDS encoding TlpA family protein disulfide reductase, translated to MVKVKNLFLGLAFLFGFGKAFSQGATVFGTAPEYKGVEIIFYAYSDYITETEYEIGRCKVDKEGHFSAKLKVLETDFVFSHLGVYRIYFFAEPGKSYELVLPPREDKTEEQRLNPYFRESDLQVGIKNIGKDDINFLINAFDLRFNQDFDQIVQDAYRGRQHNIDSLISKIESKFSNSGNPFFEAYREYRYGLLKQITFIKKSTATSNELFLNRPILYRNPAYMELFNLVYDKYFLFFSRTSRGNAIFDDISRYKSLTRLRKTLATDEVLSNDTLMEMVILKSLHDEFFSDNFSRSALLTILDSLYRSTKIPEHVVIAENIRNRITKLLPGFVPAPFTLKDVKGRDVSLDKFKGKYVYLNFCTTTSYTCLKEFVQLEKICKQYKKHLEVVTISADKDINDLKVFLDNTNYHWTFLHFGNKPEVLRDFDIRVYPTYFLIGPDRKMIMSPAPSPEEGFERRFFQLLRSRGEL
- a CDS encoding NUDIX hydrolase; this translates as MVSDIEIYFNNRKFIITQNIKNAFLSNKPGLIWGNTPFLDIPKLIHFFQTHSEIPNLFAGTSNVNNTFNELLRNFDKIDAAGGVVTNHRNEVLLIKRFGRWDLPKGKVEPNEAIETAAVREVVEETGISNLTIEKPLTVTHHTYMLNGQLVIKSTHWFAMRSNWNNALTPQTEEGIEQVKWVKRSDLWVYLSDSYASLMSVLKALD
- the pyrE gene encoding orotate phosphoribosyltransferase, coding for MDSNIIADKLLQINAIKLNPANPFTWASGWKSPIYCDNRKTLSYPDVRNVICDGFVSLIKEKYPQAEVIAGVATGAIAHGMLVADRLDLPFIYVRSVPKSHGLTNQIEGHFTPGQKVVVIEDLISTGMSSLAAVEALRNAGCDVLGLLAIFTYQFDKAKNAFADANVDYETLSNYSLLIDAALSKGVIGSQDIELLKSWRTNPEEWGK
- a CDS encoding LPP20 family lipoprotein: MKRLIVLAAITSILFGCGSSSKVAEIPPAPSWVQSRPNLPGYYVGIGSARKSTPDYQQAAKQNALADMASDISVTISAKSVLNSFETQEYFSEDFRQSVRAEAQKELEGYEVVSTWEDQNTYWIYFRLSKDKYAKMVAEKKATATAKSLDFYDKAIAAINANDSKTALLMLIRALEPIKPYLNESIAANYNGKDILLSNEIINQITSTINSLIVSGPDELTAKLGHPIKGSELTYTVKNKNGIPQNSIPLKFTFSANSYLSKSSTTNNEGKASFDVEAVRSRKKIETAKVIVDVESIVKEATRDFAISKAISRIKAPTTETRITITRPSFYIASDEKNLNQPLNQTPLADALRSNILKLGFPIADNPNDADFIVNVTANTKPAGRANQYIQVVMNLDVNVQNKEGNLVYTLSNRRIKASHFKAPQAGANAYKDAVEKINSSIVREIITRVIRGDRAY